The Streptococcus mitis genome has a segment encoding these proteins:
- the serB gene encoding phosphoserine phosphatase SerB, translating into MSQVKGLCVMDVDGTLILEEVIDLLGREAGREEEISQITSRAMRGELDFESSLRKRVSLLEGLPVSVFDTVFNSIHLSPNAQEFISILQKNGILVGLVSGGFTPIVERLAKSLGIAYFSANQLEVKDGLLTGKLVGQIISPEVKKETLEQWREKLKLPKERTIAIGDGANDILMLKSAGLGIAFCAKEVLKKEIPHHVDKRDFLEVLPLIDFLERGKI; encoded by the coding sequence ATGTCTCAAGTAAAAGGCTTGTGTGTCATGGATGTTGACGGCACCTTAATCCTAGAAGAAGTGATTGACCTTTTGGGTAGAGAGGCAGGTCGTGAGGAAGAAATTTCGCAGATTACAAGTCGGGCAATGAGAGGAGAGTTAGACTTTGAAAGCAGTTTAAGAAAAAGAGTGTCCTTGTTGGAAGGTCTTCCTGTTTCGGTCTTTGATACAGTCTTCAACTCTATTCATCTATCTCCAAATGCCCAGGAATTCATCTCTATTCTCCAAAAGAATGGCATCCTAGTTGGTCTGGTGTCTGGTGGCTTTACACCAATAGTTGAGAGACTAGCAAAATCTCTAGGAATTGCCTATTTTTCTGCCAACCAACTTGAAGTCAAAGACGGTCTTCTAACAGGAAAATTAGTTGGACAAATTATCAGTCCCGAGGTTAAAAAAGAGACTCTGGAACAATGGAGAGAGAAACTAAAACTTCCTAAAGAAAGAACGATTGCAATCGGTGATGGGGCCAATGACATATTAATGTTGAAGTCAGCAGGACTGGGAATTGCTTTTTGTGCTAAAGAAGTGCTCAAAAAAGAAATACCACATCATGTTGACAAGAGGGATTTTTTAGAAGTTCTACCTTTGATTGACTTTTTAGAAAGAGGGAAAATATGA
- a CDS encoding glycerate kinase, translated as MKIVIAPDSFKESLSAQQVAEAIKRGFQQSIADVECVLCPVGDGGEGTVDSIRHSLDLEEKWIQVTGPFGQKEAMRYFQKRELALFEVADLVGLGKIPLEKRNPLKIQTCGIGELIRHLIAQGIKDIYIGVGGTASNDGGLGIAAGLGYRFYDRDRNILPSCGQSLLKLASISTENRYEIPEDVQIRILADVVSPLCGHQGATYIFGKQKGVLPTMFEAVDQAIQDFYEKVSPATLEIKGAGAGGGLAGGLCSFAQASIVSGIDTCLNLINFDKKVSHADLVVVGEGRLDSQSLSGKAPIGVAKRTPVGVPVIAICGSLADDLPPLPFENIQAAFSILEKSEPLEDSLKNASLYLEHTAANIGRLLSMHNI; from the coding sequence ATGAAGATTGTAATTGCACCAGATTCATTTAAGGAAAGCTTGTCCGCTCAACAGGTAGCTGAAGCAATAAAAAGAGGATTCCAACAATCGATAGCAGATGTAGAATGTGTCCTCTGCCCTGTTGGTGATGGTGGCGAAGGTACAGTAGATTCCATTCGACATTCTCTTGACCTAGAAGAAAAATGGATCCAAGTGACAGGCCCTTTTGGCCAAAAAGAAGCCATGCGCTATTTTCAAAAAAGGGAACTGGCACTCTTTGAAGTTGCCGACTTGGTTGGCCTTGGAAAGATTCCGCTAGAGAAACGAAATCCACTTAAAATCCAAACTTGTGGTATTGGAGAGTTGATTCGTCATCTCATTGCTCAAGGGATTAAAGATATCTATATTGGCGTTGGTGGAACGGCCAGTAATGACGGAGGACTGGGGATTGCTGCTGGTTTGGGTTATCGATTTTATGATAGGGATAGAAATATCTTGCCCTCTTGCGGTCAGTCCTTATTAAAATTAGCTTCTATATCAACAGAAAATCGCTATGAAATTCCTGAAGATGTTCAAATTCGTATTTTAGCAGATGTCGTGAGTCCCTTATGTGGTCATCAAGGTGCGACCTACATTTTTGGCAAACAAAAAGGCGTACTTCCTACTATGTTTGAGGCCGTAGATCAAGCGATCCAAGATTTTTATGAAAAAGTCTCCCCTGCAACATTAGAAATTAAAGGAGCAGGAGCTGGTGGAGGCCTTGCTGGAGGTTTGTGTTCCTTTGCTCAGGCAAGTATCGTATCTGGAATTGATACCTGCTTGAACTTAATTAACTTTGATAAGAAAGTTTCACATGCTGACTTGGTTGTTGTAGGAGAAGGAAGGCTAGATAGTCAAAGCTTATCAGGTAAAGCGCCTATTGGTGTTGCAAAAAGAACCCCTGTCGGAGTTCCTGTCATTGCTATTTGTGGTAGTCTTGCTGACGATTTACCTCCTTTACCATTTGAGAATATCCAAGCGGCTTTTTCTATTTTGGAGAAAAGTGAACCTTTAGAAGATAGTCTGAAAAATGCCAGTTTGTATTTGGAGCACACGGCTGCCAATATTGGGCGTTTATTAAGTATGCACAATATTTAG
- a CDS encoding YkgJ family cysteine cluster protein encodes MSKEIDIEYYHQLALQKQKEHRKVLANLKKKTPKNLDKIAQQIHQEVFAEIDCTACANCCKTLGPDFKEADITRIAKYFKMKLPAFEAEFLQVDEDGDKVFKSMPCPFLGGDNLCSIYDVRPKACREFPHTDRKKIHQINHLTIKNTLTCPAAYLFVEKLKDKL; translated from the coding sequence ATGTCTAAAGAAATTGATATTGAGTATTACCATCAGCTAGCCTTGCAAAAGCAGAAGGAGCACCGTAAAGTTTTAGCCAATTTAAAGAAAAAAACACCTAAGAATTTGGATAAAATAGCCCAGCAGATTCACCAAGAAGTTTTTGCTGAGATTGATTGTACTGCTTGTGCTAACTGTTGTAAGACATTGGGGCCTGACTTTAAAGAAGCGGATATTACACGAATCGCCAAGTATTTTAAGATGAAATTACCAGCTTTTGAAGCGGAGTTTCTGCAGGTAGATGAAGATGGGGATAAGGTTTTCAAATCCATGCCCTGCCCATTTTTAGGAGGAGATAACCTCTGTTCTATTTATGACGTTCGTCCAAAGGCCTGTCGTGAATTTCCCCATACAGACCGTAAAAAAATCCATCAAATCAACCATTTGACAATTAAGAATACCTTGACCTGCCCAGCAGCCTATCTCTTTGTTGAGAAATTAAAGGATAAGTTATAG
- the eno gene encoding surface-displayed alpha-enolase, with protein MSIITDVYAREVLDSRGNPTLEVEVYTESGAFGRGMVPSGASTGEHEAVELRDGDKSRYGGLGTQKAVDNVNNIIAEAIIGYDVRDQQAIDRAMIALDGTPNKGKLGANAILGVSIAVARAAADYLEIPLYSYLGGFNTKVLPTPMMNIINGGSHSDAPIAFQEFMILPVGAPTFKEALRYGAEIFHALKKILKSRGLETAVGDEGGFAPRFEGTEDGVETILAAIEAAGYVPGKDVFIGFDCASSEFYDKERKVYDYTKFEGEGAAVRTSAEQIDYLEELVNKYPIITIEDGMDENDWDGWKALTERLGKKVQLVGDDFFVTNTDYLARGIQEGAANSILIKVNQIGTLTETFEAIEMAKEAGYTAVVSHRSGETEDSTIADIAVATNAGQIKTGSLSRTDRIAKYNQLLRIEDQLGEVAEYRGLKSFYNLKK; from the coding sequence ATGTCAATTATTACTGATGTTTACGCTCGCGAAGTCCTAGACTCACGCGGTAACCCAACACTTGAAGTAGAAGTTTACACTGAATCAGGTGCTTTCGGACGTGGTATGGTTCCATCAGGAGCTTCTACTGGTGAACACGAAGCAGTTGAACTTCGCGACGGTGACAAATCTCGTTACGGTGGTCTTGGTACACAAAAAGCTGTTGACAACGTAAACAACATCATTGCTGAAGCTATTATCGGCTACGATGTACGTGATCAACAAGCTATCGACCGTGCTATGATCGCTCTTGACGGTACTCCTAACAAAGGTAAATTGGGTGCGAACGCAATCCTTGGTGTGTCTATCGCTGTAGCTCGTGCTGCTGCTGACTACCTTGAAATCCCGCTTTACAGCTACCTTGGTGGATTCAACACTAAAGTGCTTCCAACTCCAATGATGAACATCATCAACGGTGGTTCTCACTCTGACGCTCCAATCGCTTTCCAAGAGTTCATGATCTTGCCAGTTGGTGCGCCAACATTTAAAGAAGCTCTTCGTTACGGTGCTGAAATCTTCCACGCTCTTAAGAAAATCCTTAAATCACGTGGTTTGGAAACTGCTGTAGGTGACGAAGGTGGATTCGCTCCTCGTTTCGAAGGAACTGAAGACGGTGTTGAAACTATCCTTGCTGCGATCGAAGCTGCTGGATACGTTCCAGGTAAAGACGTATTTATCGGATTTGACTGTGCTTCATCAGAATTCTACGATAAAGAACGTAAAGTTTACGACTATACTAAATTTGAAGGTGAAGGCGCTGCTGTTCGTACATCTGCAGAACAAATCGATTACCTTGAAGAATTGGTTAACAAATACCCAATCATCACTATCGAAGATGGTATGGATGAAAACGACTGGGATGGTTGGAAAGCTCTTACTGAACGTCTTGGTAAGAAAGTACAACTTGTTGGTGACGACTTCTTCGTAACAAACACTGACTACCTTGCACGTGGTATCCAAGAAGGTGCTGCTAACTCAATCCTTATCAAAGTTAACCAAATCGGTACTCTTACTGAAACTTTTGAAGCTATCGAAATGGCTAAAGAAGCTGGTTACACTGCCGTTGTATCACACCGTTCAGGTGAAACTGAAGATTCAACAATCGCTGACATCGCAGTTGCAACTAACGCAGGACAAATCAAGACTGGTTCACTTTCACGTACAGACCGTATCGCTAAATACAACCAATTACTTCGTATCGAAGACCAACTTGGTGAAGTAGCTGAATACCGTGGATTGAAATCATTCTACAACTTGAAAAAATAA
- a CDS encoding DUF1694 domain-containing protein: MTNLSKQLLEKAHGGPKINPDEQRRYLGTFEERVLGYADIDTANSPQLEKGFLSILENLQEKAEPLFVKISPNIEFDKQVFYLKEAKQTNSQATIVSEEHTSSPFGLIIHSNAPVQVEEKNLRLAFAKLWEVKKEEPAKTSIWKKWFG, encoded by the coding sequence ATGACAAATTTATCAAAACAATTACTTGAAAAAGCTCATGGTGGGCCAAAAATAAATCCGGATGAGCAAAGACGCTATCTTGGTACTTTTGAGGAAAGAGTTCTTGGATATGCAGATATTGACACGGCAAATAGCCCTCAGCTAGAAAAAGGCTTTTTATCTATTTTAGAAAACCTTCAGGAAAAAGCAGAGCCACTATTTGTGAAGATTTCGCCAAATATCGAATTTGATAAGCAAGTTTTCTACTTAAAAGAAGCAAAACAAACGAATAGTCAAGCAACTATAGTATCTGAAGAGCATACTTCTTCTCCTTTTGGCCTGATTATCCATAGCAATGCACCAGTTCAAGTAGAAGAAAAGAACCTTCGACTTGCTTTTGCAAAACTTTGGGAAGTTAAAAAGGAAGAACCAGCCAAAACATCCATCTGGAAGAAATGGTTTGGCTAA